One genomic region from Mangifera indica cultivar Alphonso chromosome 17, CATAS_Mindica_2.1, whole genome shotgun sequence encodes:
- the LOC123199970 gene encoding uncharacterized protein LOC123199970 isoform X3 has product MLDFVAMNEVSQEGNLLVQHHLLFDFGGQQQTTFFSWSSITQLRYLMFLLRLCDLDLVDMKTCVFDLIIIYPKMRKMVCFHFWENMLDFVAINEVSQEGNLLVQHHLLFGSGEQQQTASISWGLITQAHKV; this is encoded by the exons ATGCTTGACTTTGTAGCCATGAATGAAGTTTCCCAAGAAGGCAATCTTCTTGTACAG CACCatttgttgtttgattttggGGGGCAACAacaaacaacttttttttcctGGAGCTCAATCACTCAG CTTCGCTACCTTATGTTTTTGCTTCGTCTTTGTGATCTGGATTTGGTTGACATGAAAACTTGTGTCTTTGACTTGATAATTATTTAccctaaaatgagaaaaatggtTTGTTTTCACTTCTGGGAAAATATGCTCGACTTTGTAGCCATCAATGAAGTTTCCCAAGAAGGCAATCTTCTTGTACAG CACCATTTGTTGTTTGGTTCTGGGGAGCAACAACAAACAGCTTCTATTTCCTGGGGTTTAATCACTCAG
- the LOC123199970 gene encoding uncharacterized protein LOC123199970 isoform X6 has product MFLLRLCDLDLVDMKTCVFDLIIIYPKMRKMVCFHFWENMLDFVAINEVSQEGNLLVQHHLLFGSGEQQQTASISWGLITQVSYYVNDFEQRLLGSFCDLTRSFST; this is encoded by the exons ATGTTTTTGCTTCGTCTTTGTGATCTGGATTTGGTTGACATGAAAACTTGTGTCTTTGACTTGATAATTATTTAccctaaaatgagaaaaatggtTTGTTTTCACTTCTGGGAAAATATGCTCGACTTTGTAGCCATCAATGAAGTTTCCCAAGAAGGCAATCTTCTTGTACAG CACCATTTGTTGTTTGGTTCTGGGGAGCAACAACAAACAGCTTCTATTTCCTGGGGTTTAATCACTCAG GTGAGCTACTATGTCAACGATTTTGAGCAACGTCTTTTGGGTTCGTTTTGCGATCTTACTAGAAGTTTCtcaacttga
- the LOC123199970 gene encoding uncharacterized protein LOC123199970 isoform X5 — translation MRTNYLKLRYLMFLLRLCDLDLVDMKTCVFDLIIIYPKMRKMVCFHFWENMLDFVAINEVSQEGNLLVQHHLLFGSGEQQQTASISWGLITQVSYYVNDFEQRLLGSFCDLTRSFST, via the exons ATGAGGACGAACTACTTGAAG CTTCGCTACCTTATGTTTTTGCTTCGTCTTTGTGATCTGGATTTGGTTGACATGAAAACTTGTGTCTTTGACTTGATAATTATTTAccctaaaatgagaaaaatggtTTGTTTTCACTTCTGGGAAAATATGCTCGACTTTGTAGCCATCAATGAAGTTTCCCAAGAAGGCAATCTTCTTGTACAG CACCATTTGTTGTTTGGTTCTGGGGAGCAACAACAAACAGCTTCTATTTCCTGGGGTTTAATCACTCAG GTGAGCTACTATGTCAACGATTTTGAGCAACGTCTTTTGGGTTCGTTTTGCGATCTTACTAGAAGTTTCtcaacttga
- the LOC123199970 gene encoding uncharacterized protein LOC123199970 isoform X1, with product MLDFVAMNEVSQEGNLLVQHHLLFDFGGQQQTTFFSWSSITQLRYLMFLLRLCDLDLVDMKTCVFDLIIIYPKMRKMVCFHFWENMLDFVAINEVSQEGNLLVQHHLLFGSGEQQQTASISWGLITQVSYYVNDFEQRLLGSFCDLTRSFST from the exons ATGCTTGACTTTGTAGCCATGAATGAAGTTTCCCAAGAAGGCAATCTTCTTGTACAG CACCatttgttgtttgattttggGGGGCAACAacaaacaacttttttttcctGGAGCTCAATCACTCAG CTTCGCTACCTTATGTTTTTGCTTCGTCTTTGTGATCTGGATTTGGTTGACATGAAAACTTGTGTCTTTGACTTGATAATTATTTAccctaaaatgagaaaaatggtTTGTTTTCACTTCTGGGAAAATATGCTCGACTTTGTAGCCATCAATGAAGTTTCCCAAGAAGGCAATCTTCTTGTACAG CACCATTTGTTGTTTGGTTCTGGGGAGCAACAACAAACAGCTTCTATTTCCTGGGGTTTAATCACTCAG GTGAGCTACTATGTCAACGATTTTGAGCAACGTCTTTTGGGTTCGTTTTGCGATCTTACTAGAAGTTTCtcaacttga
- the LOC123199970 gene encoding uncharacterized protein LOC123199970 isoform X2: MLDFVAMNEVSQEGNLLVQHHLLFDFGGQQQTTFFSWSSITQLRYLMFLLRLCDLDLVDMKTCVFDLIIIYPKMRKMVCFHFWENMLDFVAINEVSQEGNLLVQHHLLFGSGEQQQTASISWGLITQNIEAYKGVEMMKQTIIQG, from the exons ATGCTTGACTTTGTAGCCATGAATGAAGTTTCCCAAGAAGGCAATCTTCTTGTACAG CACCatttgttgtttgattttggGGGGCAACAacaaacaacttttttttcctGGAGCTCAATCACTCAG CTTCGCTACCTTATGTTTTTGCTTCGTCTTTGTGATCTGGATTTGGTTGACATGAAAACTTGTGTCTTTGACTTGATAATTATTTAccctaaaatgagaaaaatggtTTGTTTTCACTTCTGGGAAAATATGCTCGACTTTGTAGCCATCAATGAAGTTTCCCAAGAAGGCAATCTTCTTGTACAG CACCATTTGTTGTTTGGTTCTGGGGAGCAACAACAAACAGCTTCTATTTCCTGGGGTTTAATCACTCAG AATATTGAAGCATACAAAGGTGTGGAAATGATGAAACAAACAATCATCCAAGGATGA
- the LOC123199970 gene encoding uncharacterized protein LOC123199970 isoform X4: protein MRTNHLKLRYLMFLLRLCDLDLVDMKTCVFDLIIIYPKMRKMVCFHFWENMLDFVAINEVSQEGNLLVQHHLLFGSGEQQQTASISWGLITQVSYYVNDFEQRLLGSFCDLTRSFST from the exons ATGAGGACGAACCACTTGAAG CTTCGCTACCTTATGTTTTTGCTTCGTCTTTGTGATCTGGATTTGGTTGACATGAAAACTTGTGTCTTTGACTTGATAATTATTTAccctaaaatgagaaaaatggtTTGTTTTCACTTCTGGGAAAATATGCTCGACTTTGTAGCCATCAATGAAGTTTCCCAAGAAGGCAATCTTCTTGTACAG CACCATTTGTTGTTTGGTTCTGGGGAGCAACAACAAACAGCTTCTATTTCCTGGGGTTTAATCACTCAG GTGAGCTACTATGTCAACGATTTTGAGCAACGTCTTTTGGGTTCGTTTTGCGATCTTACTAGAAGTTTCtcaacttga